The following are encoded together in the Adhaeribacter arboris genome:
- a CDS encoding sigma-70 family RNA polymerase sigma factor, which translates to MNHSIHAIWLDLHQELKKFIFKKVKDADSSQDILQEVFLKIHSKIHTLRDYKKLTSWVYQLTRHAIADHFRRLQNYQVIDDSFDLPEQEKQEELYSRLSNCIHFKIEKLPEDYKQAVLLTTFQNYSQLELADYFGISYSGAKSRVQRAKDKLKIMILDCPNVETDKVKKLMDFQGNSQ; encoded by the coding sequence ATGAATCACTCTATCCACGCTATTTGGTTAGATCTGCATCAGGAATTAAAAAAATTTATCTTCAAAAAGGTAAAAGATGCCGATAGTAGCCAAGACATCCTGCAGGAAGTATTTTTAAAAATTCACTCTAAAATTCATACGCTTCGGGATTATAAAAAATTAACTTCCTGGGTATACCAGCTTACCCGCCATGCTATTGCCGATCATTTTCGTCGTTTACAAAACTACCAGGTTATAGATGACTCCTTTGACTTACCGGAGCAGGAAAAGCAGGAAGAACTATATTCAAGGTTAAGCAACTGCATCCATTTTAAAATCGAGAAATTACCCGAAGATTATAAACAAGCAGTATTGTTAACCACTTTTCAGAATTACTCCCAACTCGAACTAGCCGACTATTTTGGCATATCTTATTCCGGTGCCAAATCGAGAGTACAACGAGCCAAAGACAAGCTTAAAATAATGATTTTAGACTGTCCTAACGTGGAAACCGATAAGGTAAAAAAGTTAATGGATTTCCAGGGTAACAGTCAATAA
- a CDS encoding ELWxxDGT repeat protein: MKKTLRLLFTFSLVPFIHLHAQTQLTDFRNRADDKSSSPVGFVSFNNKLFFEATTENEGREIWVTDGTDTHILKDIHPGNNSGIIPSLHTLKQGSVVLKDKLYFIASDGENGAQIWSTEGTEQSTKRVTNLSDLNTSTLTLVNNFIYFVIKKNEQLEVWKSDGTNEGTVLVKKDVPTANAPSFEGTVNNLYFFTIQTPKTNTSTLWRSDGTDAGTFPITDELEGNGAGGGTASPTQYIAYKNELYFVVRSFTHFQYPVTVGIMKTDGTWENTKPVKAVHEGSLKLLSFADVIQINDKLYFSFFEREDSRLFIWESDGTNMGTKKIYDELSTSYFAPSYLSSQGNNLVFTGKSSKNGTALLTLDLKNYTLTEIKELAPGIEKAPYSFFYDVFSFHQLTNNSFLLFEPYFLENKTWKTDLTGLNTVAVSNLKSVKEAINLGEYVYFHNSTEEAGMELWKSDLALKNPRQVTNINKAKYGLEYAEFGVVKDKLVFNAEDGATGNEPWVYDNSTNQTKLLKEVIPGKNQTYLGNFTNVNDRLYFVVNNKEYTTNLWQTDGTEAGTFKIKNYKEDIPYISVQYLTKKNNRLFFFATLKDYHQVLCYIEGLNTVKVKDLGVNMYNVAVRATNMVLADDYLYFTTDGAGGELWKSDGTEEGTTKVKSFYAIYNLTAVKNKVYFSAAQGNQDEYELWQSNGTEAGTILVKNIGKNYSSYPEQLVNLNGVLIFSAATQEFGREYWKTDGTAEGTVQIADINPGPATSTFNSISSIYYSYAPIVSSYTIFNNYLYFSANDGSHGTELWRTDGTTSGTSLVSDVNQGPIGSFPQPFTSNNGKIYFSAFSASYGTELWSTEGTAATTKQLFDLNNGLPGSYPTKFSFINDKIFFMAGKNDSGRQLWSYSKDNVTAVKEFRENSSFKVYPNPTYDYLHLETGNKKVQSLKLYNLQGRNFPIEKNQADKVYVGNLPSGIYLLVTEMDNKIITRKFIKK, translated from the coding sequence ATGAAAAAAACTCTACGTCTATTATTTACTTTTTCCCTTGTTCCATTCATTCATTTACATGCTCAGACGCAATTAACCGATTTTAGAAACCGGGCCGATGATAAAAGCTCCAGCCCGGTGGGTTTTGTTAGCTTTAATAACAAGCTATTCTTTGAAGCCACTACCGAAAATGAAGGTAGGGAAATTTGGGTAACAGACGGAACGGACACGCACATCCTAAAAGACATTCACCCGGGAAATAACAGTGGAATAATACCCTCCTTACATACGCTTAAACAAGGTTCGGTGGTATTGAAGGATAAACTGTATTTTATTGCCAGCGATGGGGAAAATGGAGCTCAAATATGGTCAACTGAAGGAACCGAGCAAAGTACGAAAAGAGTAACCAATCTTTCTGATCTTAATACTTCCACCTTAACGTTAGTGAATAATTTTATTTACTTTGTAATCAAGAAAAACGAACAATTGGAAGTTTGGAAAAGTGATGGCACTAACGAAGGAACGGTTTTAGTAAAAAAAGACGTGCCCACCGCGAATGCTCCTTCCTTTGAAGGAACCGTAAATAATTTATATTTCTTTACTATCCAGACTCCCAAAACCAATACTTCCACCCTGTGGCGCAGTGACGGTACCGATGCAGGTACTTTCCCGATTACCGATGAGTTAGAAGGAAATGGGGCCGGCGGAGGAACTGCGAGTCCGACGCAATACATAGCATATAAAAACGAGTTGTACTTTGTGGTCAGAAGTTTTACGCATTTCCAATATCCGGTTACGGTTGGCATTATGAAAACCGATGGCACCTGGGAAAATACCAAACCAGTAAAAGCCGTTCACGAAGGTAGCCTTAAACTACTTAGCTTTGCCGATGTCATCCAAATAAATGATAAGTTATACTTTTCCTTTTTTGAAAGAGAAGATAGCCGGCTTTTTATTTGGGAATCGGATGGTACCAATATGGGCACTAAAAAAATTTATGATGAATTAAGTACCAGTTATTTTGCCCCTAGTTACTTAAGTTCTCAGGGAAACAATTTAGTGTTTACCGGTAAAAGTTCTAAAAACGGCACCGCTCTGTTGACTTTAGATTTAAAAAATTACACACTTACAGAGATTAAAGAATTAGCTCCGGGCATTGAAAAAGCGCCCTACAGTTTTTTTTACGATGTATTTTCCTTCCACCAATTAACCAACAATAGTTTTCTGCTTTTTGAACCTTACTTTTTAGAGAATAAAACCTGGAAAACCGACTTAACCGGATTGAATACGGTTGCCGTAAGTAACCTGAAATCTGTAAAAGAAGCAATTAACTTAGGGGAATACGTTTACTTTCATAATTCCACGGAGGAAGCAGGTATGGAATTGTGGAAATCGGATTTAGCCTTAAAAAATCCACGTCAGGTAACTAACATCAATAAAGCCAAGTACGGTTTAGAATACGCTGAATTTGGTGTTGTAAAAGATAAGTTAGTTTTTAATGCGGAGGACGGGGCGACTGGCAATGAACCGTGGGTTTATGATAATTCTACGAATCAAACAAAGTTATTGAAAGAAGTTATCCCCGGTAAAAATCAAACTTACCTAGGTAATTTTACGAATGTGAACGATCGTTTATACTTTGTAGTAAACAATAAAGAGTATACCACCAACCTCTGGCAAACGGACGGCACCGAAGCAGGAACATTTAAAATAAAAAATTACAAAGAAGATATCCCGTATATTTCGGTTCAGTATTTAACTAAAAAGAATAATCGGCTATTCTTTTTCGCCACTTTAAAAGACTACCATCAGGTATTATGTTATATTGAAGGACTGAATACCGTAAAAGTTAAAGACCTGGGGGTAAATATGTATAATGTGGCAGTGCGAGCTACCAATATGGTACTTGCGGATGATTACCTGTATTTTACCACGGATGGTGCCGGTGGCGAATTATGGAAAAGTGATGGCACGGAAGAAGGTACTACGAAAGTAAAAAGTTTTTATGCTATCTATAATTTAACAGCCGTAAAAAATAAAGTTTACTTTTCTGCTGCGCAAGGCAACCAAGATGAGTATGAATTATGGCAAAGTAATGGTACCGAGGCGGGTACTATACTGGTAAAAAATATCGGAAAAAATTATTCTTCTTACCCGGAGCAATTAGTTAATTTAAACGGAGTTTTGATTTTCTCGGCCGCTACCCAAGAGTTTGGGCGAGAATACTGGAAAACAGATGGAACTGCGGAAGGAACCGTTCAAATTGCGGACATAAACCCAGGACCAGCTACTTCTACGTTTAACTCCATCTCGAGTATTTATTATTCTTATGCTCCCATTGTTTCCAGTTACACCATATTTAATAATTATTTGTATTTCTCAGCTAACGATGGTTCTCACGGCACCGAGTTGTGGCGAACCGACGGCACAACTAGCGGCACTAGTTTAGTGAGTGATGTGAATCAAGGTCCAATTGGCTCGTTTCCTCAGCCTTTTACTTCAAATAACGGCAAAATTTATTTCAGCGCCTTTTCTGCTAGCTACGGAACCGAATTATGGTCTACGGAAGGAACAGCAGCTACTACAAAACAGCTGTTTGATTTAAATAATGGACTACCTGGCTCTTATCCCACAAAGTTTTCCTTTATTAACGATAAAATATTCTTTATGGCGGGAAAAAATGATAGTGGCCGCCAATTATGGAGCTACTCCAAAGATAATGTTACCGCCGTAAAAGAATTTAGGGAAAATAGCTCATTTAAAGTATACCCCAATCCTACCTACGATTATTTACACTTAGAAACCGGAAATAAAAAAGTACAATCCTTAAAACTGTACAACTTACAAGGAAGAAATTTCCCCATCGAGAAAAATCAGGCAGATAAAGTGTACGTGGGTAATTTACCTTCCGGAATATACCTGTTAGTTACAGAAATGGATAATAAAATAATTACCAGGAAGTTTATCAAAAAATAA
- a CDS encoding FAD-dependent oxidoreductase, with product MNRRNFVQLLTVGSGAAVSGLQLSFNGSSVAATNLPNSHAQELRADVVIAGGGLGGCAAALAALRNNLIVILTEETDWVGGQLTQQGVPPDEHQWIETHGATQLYRNFRKAIREFYLQNYPLTEAARSQQYLNPGNSAVSRLAHEPRVALAVLFNMLAPYLSSKKLTLLLEHKITGADVTGDKVRSLKAKNLRNGKEVVLTAPYFVDATELGDLLPLTKTEFVTGAESRQQTHELHAPEKADPNNQQAFTICLAMDYVPGSHNIIDKPKDYDFWRNFTPKMNPAWSGKLLNLNYSDPKTLIPKALGFHPEGMPTGQALNLWNYRRIIHKDNFLPGTYAGDSSIINWPQNDYFLGNLVGVSDSEFKKHVNQAKQLSLSLFYWLQTEAPRPDGGLGWPGLRLRGDILGTEDGLAKYPYVRESRRIQAVFTVLEEHVGADNRALITGKEKDNTAADFYDSVGIGYYHIDLHPSSNSNNYIDFASLPFQIPLGALLPKRMENLLPANKNIGTTHITNGCYRLHPVEWSIGEAAGLLTAFALKKKVLPQTVRDKLNLLEEFQKLIRSQGIDTHWPK from the coding sequence ATGAACCGACGAAACTTCGTCCAGCTATTAACAGTGGGCAGCGGGGCAGCCGTTAGTGGCCTGCAATTATCTTTTAATGGTAGTTCTGTGGCCGCAACTAATTTACCGAATAGTCATGCCCAAGAGCTACGGGCGGATGTGGTAATTGCCGGAGGTGGTTTAGGGGGTTGTGCGGCCGCGCTGGCCGCTTTGCGTAATAATCTTATTGTTATTTTGACCGAAGAAACCGATTGGGTAGGCGGTCAGCTTACCCAGCAAGGCGTACCGCCCGATGAACATCAATGGATAGAAACTCATGGAGCTACGCAACTCTACCGTAACTTCCGGAAGGCCATTCGGGAATTTTATCTTCAGAACTATCCGCTTACAGAAGCAGCTCGCTCTCAGCAATATTTAAATCCGGGAAATAGCGCCGTTTCCCGGTTAGCGCATGAACCACGGGTGGCTTTAGCGGTTTTGTTCAATATGTTGGCGCCTTATCTCAGTTCAAAAAAACTTACCCTACTCTTAGAACATAAAATTACGGGCGCCGATGTAACTGGAGATAAAGTCCGGAGTTTAAAAGCTAAAAATTTAAGAAATGGGAAAGAAGTGGTATTAACCGCCCCATACTTTGTAGATGCCACTGAACTCGGCGATTTGCTACCTTTAACCAAAACCGAATTTGTAACCGGCGCCGAATCCCGCCAACAAACGCACGAACTACACGCTCCCGAAAAAGCTGACCCGAATAATCAGCAGGCATTTACCATTTGCTTGGCCATGGATTATGTTCCTGGCTCCCATAATATCATTGATAAACCCAAGGATTATGATTTCTGGCGCAATTTCACTCCGAAAATGAATCCGGCCTGGTCAGGCAAGTTGCTTAATTTGAACTACTCCGATCCGAAAACCTTAATCCCGAAAGCACTGGGATTTCATCCGGAAGGGATGCCTACCGGGCAGGCGCTTAATTTGTGGAATTACCGCCGGATTATTCATAAAGACAATTTTTTACCAGGTACCTACGCCGGCGACAGTAGTATTATCAACTGGCCCCAGAATGATTATTTTTTAGGCAACTTAGTTGGCGTAAGCGATTCGGAATTTAAGAAACACGTAAACCAAGCTAAACAATTAAGTTTATCGCTTTTTTACTGGCTCCAAACGGAAGCTCCCCGTCCGGATGGTGGACTGGGTTGGCCAGGTTTACGGTTGCGGGGTGATATTCTGGGTACAGAAGATGGTTTGGCCAAATATCCTTATGTCCGGGAATCGCGGCGGATTCAAGCTGTTTTTACCGTATTAGAAGAACACGTAGGTGCGGATAACCGGGCTTTAATAACCGGAAAAGAAAAAGATAATACCGCCGCCGATTTTTATGATAGTGTTGGGATAGGCTATTATCACATCGATTTACACCCTAGTAGTAACAGCAATAACTACATAGATTTCGCTTCTTTACCCTTTCAAATTCCTTTAGGGGCGCTTTTGCCGAAAAGAATGGAAAACCTTTTGCCCGCTAATAAAAATATTGGCACTACTCACATTACCAACGGCTGTTACCGCTTGCACCCGGTAGAGTGGAGCATTGGCGAGGCAGCAGGTTTATTAACGGCTTTTGCTTTAAAGAAAAAAGTACTACCCCAAACGGTGCGCGATAAGTTAAATTTATTAGAGGAGTTTCAAAAACTAATTCGTTCCCAAGGCATAGATACGCATTGGCCTAAATGA
- a CDS encoding NADPH-dependent F420 reductase gives MNIAIIGTGRMGKGLIKTFYQYYPQKVSFSGRKKEQTQSVVQELQLDLAAKSIEEALQADVIIPTLWFTDLLPWAEKYRDLLKGKIVLDIVNPFNDNFDDFTTPYGTSAAEELQKAIPESTVVGAFKNTYWVVFDKPILQGIKSDVYVTSDNEFVRKQIIDLLRPLPFRVLDAGLLKNNRTIERMTLLSGELARKAGSHPRISYNLWGLEHEGL, from the coding sequence ATGAATATTGCCATAATTGGTACGGGCCGGATGGGCAAAGGACTAATCAAAACCTTTTACCAATACTATCCCCAAAAGGTTAGCTTTAGCGGCCGGAAGAAAGAACAAACTCAAAGTGTGGTCCAGGAGTTGCAGCTGGACTTAGCGGCCAAAAGTATAGAAGAGGCTCTACAAGCCGATGTAATTATCCCTACTTTATGGTTTACAGATCTTTTACCTTGGGCTGAAAAGTATAGAGACTTATTAAAAGGTAAAATTGTGTTGGATATAGTTAATCCATTTAACGACAATTTCGACGATTTTACTACGCCTTATGGTACTTCAGCAGCCGAAGAATTACAGAAAGCAATACCGGAAAGTACAGTGGTGGGAGCATTTAAAAATACTTATTGGGTAGTTTTTGATAAACCCATTTTGCAAGGAATAAAAAGCGATGTTTATGTTACATCAGATAATGAGTTTGTCCGAAAACAAATAATTGATTTACTAAGACCATTGCCATTCCGGGTTTTAGATGCTGGTTTATTAAAGAACAACCGTACCATCGAACGAATGACGCTGCTTTCCGGTGAGCTTGCCCGCAAAGCCGGAAGCCATCCAAGAATTTCCTATAACCTCTGGGGATTGGAACACGAAGGTTTATAA
- a CDS encoding S41 family peptidase, protein MKSLINYFLVLALAFAMAACEEALVGPPSPNNPEENFEKLWQEFDRLYGSFEVKQINWTAVYHQYRPQVKSTTTEAELYQIMVNMLTPLDDNHIFLRPLRSTGLPPFSGGILGRKTFTDFDKSVAEKYLIEKKTHGNAIVYGKLSASIGYINLLHFENDYFFYVKALEKILKELRDTKGIVIEMRENDGGEDRVSQYIANRFASEKHLSFTSRLRNGPKHSDFGPLLKFYTQPEGDFQFTKPVVVLTRRATFSAGETFVLAMKQNKNVTFVGDSTGGAVPDAMRRELPNGWVFRVPIADVRGPNGESYEGIGMAPTILIKNKKEELKAGKDAALEKAIELID, encoded by the coding sequence ATGAAATCCCTAATTAACTATTTCCTTGTTCTAGCACTTGCATTTGCAATGGCCGCCTGCGAAGAGGCGCTCGTGGGTCCACCATCACCTAATAATCCGGAAGAAAATTTTGAAAAATTATGGCAGGAATTCGACCGGCTTTATGGCTCTTTTGAAGTAAAGCAAATAAATTGGACCGCCGTTTACCACCAATATCGTCCGCAAGTGAAATCCACAACAACCGAAGCCGAGTTATACCAGATTATGGTGAATATGCTTACGCCGCTGGATGACAATCACATATTTTTGCGGCCTTTGCGCAGCACCGGCTTACCCCCGTTCAGCGGCGGCATCTTGGGTAGAAAAACCTTTACAGATTTCGATAAATCGGTAGCGGAAAAATACCTGATTGAAAAGAAGACGCATGGCAATGCTATTGTTTACGGTAAACTATCGGCTAGTATTGGCTATATCAATCTTTTACATTTCGAAAACGATTATTTCTTCTATGTGAAAGCCCTAGAGAAAATATTAAAGGAATTGCGGGATACCAAAGGAATTGTAATTGAAATGCGGGAGAATGATGGCGGCGAAGACCGGGTAAGTCAGTATATCGCGAACCGGTTTGCCTCGGAGAAACATTTATCTTTTACTTCGCGGTTACGCAACGGTCCCAAGCATTCGGATTTTGGCCCATTATTAAAGTTTTATACCCAACCGGAAGGAGATTTTCAGTTTACCAAACCCGTAGTGGTGCTTACCCGACGGGCTACTTTCAGCGCCGGCGAAACGTTTGTACTGGCCATGAAACAAAACAAAAATGTAACTTTCGTGGGCGATTCAACCGGTGGTGCGGTGCCCGATGCTATGCGCCGGGAATTACCAAACGGTTGGGTGTTCCGGGTGCCGATTGCGGATGTACGAGGACCCAATGGTGAATCCTACGAAGGTATTGGAATGGCACCTACTATTTTAATCAAAAATAAAAAAGAAGAGTTAAAAGCCGGCAAAGATGCTGCCCTGGAAAAAGCAATTGAGTTAATCGATTAA
- a CDS encoding PhzF family phenazine biosynthesis protein, producing MDLMQAVEVQIINAFVDQEQGGNPAGVVLNADALTSAQKQAIAQIAGLNETAFVAHSELADFKLDFFTPTRQIAHCGHATIATFSYLAQTHQIKSKFSSKETIDGRREIILRGDLAFMEQKAPQYTEVTSYQNQILKSIGLTEQDLIHQAPLLRVNTGNSFIIIPVKNAAVLQNLQPDFTLIAQLSDALDLVGFYVFSTETGNVRDVHTRMFAPRYGIPEEAATGMAAGPLACYLFDIMQVHKTQFLIQQGYFMAKPSPSLIIVDLRLKENKIQGLMAGGKGIPVKKIKIEI from the coding sequence ATGGACTTAATGCAAGCCGTAGAAGTGCAAATTATAAACGCCTTTGTCGATCAGGAACAAGGTGGTAATCCCGCCGGTGTTGTTTTAAACGCCGATGCTTTAACTTCCGCACAAAAACAGGCTATTGCCCAAATTGCCGGTTTAAACGAAACGGCCTTTGTAGCGCATTCTGAATTGGCCGATTTTAAACTTGATTTTTTTACTCCTACCCGCCAGATAGCGCATTGCGGGCACGCTACCATTGCTACTTTTTCCTATCTAGCCCAAACCCATCAGATTAAGAGTAAATTTTCTTCAAAGGAAACTATAGACGGACGAAGAGAAATCATCCTTCGGGGAGACTTAGCTTTTATGGAACAAAAAGCCCCGCAATACACCGAGGTAACTTCTTATCAAAACCAAATCTTAAAATCAATAGGCTTAACGGAACAAGATTTAATTCATCAGGCACCACTATTACGCGTAAATACCGGCAACTCTTTTATCATTATTCCGGTTAAAAATGCCGCCGTTCTGCAAAACCTTCAACCCGATTTTACTTTGATTGCCCAACTAAGCGATGCTTTGGATTTGGTAGGCTTTTATGTTTTTAGTACCGAAACCGGCAACGTAAGGGACGTGCATACCCGCATGTTCGCGCCGCGCTACGGCATTCCCGAAGAAGCCGCCACGGGTATGGCAGCCGGCCCCTTAGCTTGTTACCTCTTTGACATTATGCAAGTGCATAAAACCCAATTTTTGATTCAACAAGGGTATTTTATGGCTAAACCTTCTCCCAGTTTGATTATCGTGGATTTACGTTTAAAGGAAAATAAAATTCAGGGGCTCATGGCTGGTGGCAAAGGAATACCCGTAAAAAAGATAAAAATAGAAATCTAA
- a CDS encoding PQQ-dependent sugar dehydrogenase — MRLLSHLLFLFTFLFFLSCTNRTNTSGKTTSKLHPRMLVYRNAAGMDAQGIVGTSTNWQIVKAADKSYLVEDSLKKFPRLLTSTSALSQMDHRQITSLKRFLEAGGGVVALKDSSDEVTTRPWLNALQGSQQDQKLKQEGGKLIILGANPSREEIQKVFEITPAAINLPDYHWAETLPVPDSSRYTYQVLSQGMNEPMQMALLPGNNVLFVERKGAVKLFDASTQQTKIIANIDVFSGIEDGLLGVAADPDYARNNWVYFYYAVPGERVVNRLVRMELRQDILDRSTENVLLEIPTQRKYCCHSAGYLHFGPGGLLYLATGDNTNAEETEGYIPIDERPGRQLADDQATAANSNDLRGKILRIKPEPDGTYSIPEGNLFPVGTPKTRPEIYTMGHRNPYRFSVDPKNNFVYWGDIGPDTKVPASEGTLSYDEINQARKPGFFGWPYFLGNNEAFPYYDYATKKFRAQVFNPQKPINNSPNNTGIRELPPAQPAMIWYGDGISKKFPLVGKGGESALAGPVFYSDQFKNAKYKLPPYYDGKLFIYDWVRRWFMAVTFDENKNYLRMEPFLDHITFTAPTDMQFAPDGAIYILEYGTNWFAKNNDARLIRVEYAEGNRKPVANIKVDNVYGAAPLPVKLSAAGSKDYDKNDKLNFEWLIEGKSITGEQITYTFIKVGTYNITLKVSDNHGESSTSTVQVKAGNAPPDVMIATKANRSFYWDNTELDYQVQVKDAEDKIIDSKQVKISWNYMPQGKDVAVALTRSPTSVNVQFAKGQYLLASLDCKACHSQNQTSVGPAYEAVAARYAGKTGTIDKLARKIITGGSGNWGQRSMSAHPDLAEADAKEMVQYILSLKESAKELPMQGILSLKDHPGKGKEGSYLLTALYTDKGANSIEPLTDRDYIFLRNPLVQVEDYDEGNVKLGTITTEFLTYATGINHKSFVKFKNIDLTHVKSLTYRVQTNGTGGNIEVHLDKPDGTLVSTVAVPARKSSELKSNWPEVSTPINQKTTGNHDVYFVFTGSLPNQQNLFNLDWIYFSNK; from the coding sequence ATGCGTTTACTCTCGCACCTACTATTCTTATTTACATTCCTGTTTTTTCTTTCCTGTACCAACAGAACCAACACCAGTGGTAAAACAACTTCGAAACTTCATCCGCGCATGTTGGTTTATAGAAATGCGGCTGGCATGGATGCACAAGGAATAGTCGGAACATCAACTAACTGGCAAATAGTAAAAGCAGCCGATAAAAGTTACCTGGTGGAAGACTCTTTAAAAAAATTTCCTCGGCTTTTAACTTCTACCTCGGCTCTTTCCCAAATGGATCACCGGCAGATTACTTCTTTAAAAAGGTTTTTAGAAGCGGGTGGAGGAGTTGTTGCTTTAAAAGATTCCAGTGATGAGGTTACAACCCGACCTTGGTTAAATGCTTTACAGGGTTCCCAGCAAGACCAAAAATTAAAACAGGAAGGAGGAAAACTTATTATTTTAGGTGCTAATCCATCAAGAGAAGAAATCCAAAAAGTGTTTGAAATAACTCCCGCTGCAATTAACCTTCCGGATTATCACTGGGCAGAAACATTACCCGTACCGGACTCCAGTAGGTATACGTACCAGGTTTTAAGTCAAGGTATGAACGAGCCGATGCAGATGGCTCTTCTGCCGGGTAATAACGTGTTGTTTGTAGAGCGAAAAGGGGCCGTAAAGCTTTTTGATGCCAGTACCCAACAAACTAAAATTATTGCAAACATCGATGTATTCAGCGGAATTGAAGATGGATTGTTAGGAGTAGCCGCCGATCCGGATTACGCCCGAAATAACTGGGTATATTTCTATTATGCCGTACCCGGGGAAAGAGTCGTAAATCGCTTAGTCCGCATGGAACTTCGGCAAGATATTCTGGACCGGAGTACCGAAAATGTTTTACTTGAAATTCCTACCCAAAGAAAGTATTGCTGCCACTCGGCGGGTTACCTGCATTTTGGTCCGGGTGGTTTGCTGTACCTGGCTACCGGGGATAACACCAACGCCGAAGAAACAGAAGGCTATATTCCCATTGATGAAAGACCCGGCCGGCAGTTAGCCGATGATCAGGCCACGGCTGCTAATTCCAACGATTTACGCGGCAAAATTTTACGTATTAAACCCGAACCGGATGGTACTTATTCTATTCCAGAAGGCAATCTCTTCCCGGTAGGAACTCCTAAAACCCGCCCCGAAATTTACACCATGGGGCACCGCAATCCTTACCGGTTTTCGGTAGATCCTAAAAACAACTTTGTTTACTGGGGCGATATTGGTCCGGACACCAAGGTACCCGCTTCGGAAGGCACCTTAAGTTATGATGAAATTAACCAGGCCCGAAAACCCGGCTTTTTTGGTTGGCCTTACTTTCTGGGTAACAACGAGGCATTTCCGTATTACGATTATGCCACCAAAAAATTCCGCGCGCAAGTTTTCAATCCGCAAAAACCCATTAACAATTCCCCGAATAACACCGGAATAAGAGAATTGCCACCGGCCCAGCCCGCTATGATTTGGTACGGCGATGGTATTTCTAAAAAATTTCCCTTAGTAGGCAAAGGCGGTGAATCAGCCCTCGCCGGACCGGTATTTTACTCCGATCAATTTAAGAATGCTAAGTACAAATTACCACCCTATTACGACGGCAAACTGTTTATTTACGATTGGGTAAGGCGCTGGTTTATGGCGGTAACCTTCGATGAAAATAAAAATTATTTAAGAATGGAGCCTTTTCTGGATCATATAACTTTTACGGCTCCCACGGATATGCAATTTGCGCCGGATGGAGCCATTTATATTTTAGAATACGGCACCAACTGGTTCGCTAAAAATAATGATGCCCGTTTAATTCGGGTGGAATACGCCGAAGGGAATCGCAAGCCGGTAGCCAATATTAAAGTCGATAATGTATACGGGGCGGCACCATTACCGGTAAAGCTTTCGGCCGCTGGCTCCAAAGATTACGACAAAAACGATAAACTGAATTTCGAGTGGCTAATAGAAGGCAAGTCCATAACCGGAGAACAAATTACGTATACTTTTATTAAAGTTGGTACCTATAATATAACCTTAAAAGTAAGCGATAACCACGGCGAAAGCAGCACTTCCACCGTTCAGGTGAAAGCTGGTAATGCGCCCCCGGACGTAATGATTGCCACCAAAGCTAACCGAAGTTTTTACTGGGATAATACCGAATTGGATTACCAGGTGCAAGTAAAGGATGCGGAGGACAAAATAATCGATTCTAAACAGGTAAAAATATCTTGGAATTACATGCCGCAAGGGAAAGATGTGGCTGTAGCGCTAACCCGTTCTCCTACTTCGGTAAACGTACAGTTTGCGAAAGGCCAGTACTTGCTCGCTAGCTTGGATTGCAAAGCCTGTCATTCTCAGAATCAAACTTCCGTAGGGCCGGCTTACGAAGCTGTAGCGGCGCGTTATGCGGGTAAAACCGGAACAATAGACAAATTAGCCAGAAAAATTATTACCGGCGGGAGCGGCAATTGGGGACAACGATCCATGTCGGCGCACCCGGATTTGGCCGAGGCAGATGCCAAAGAAATGGTGCAGTATATTTTATCTTTAAAGGAATCGGCGAAAGAATTACCCATGCAAGGCATCTTATCTTTGAAAGACCATCCGGGAAAAGGCAAAGAAGGCTCTTACCTGCTAACCGCCCTTTATACCGATAAGGGCGCCAACTCCATAGAACCCTTAACGGACCGCGATTACATCTTTTTGCGCAACCCTTTGGTGCAGGTGGAAGATTACGACGAAGGCAACGTGAAACTGGGCACCATAACCACCGAATTTTTAACTTATGCTACTGGCATTAACCATAAAAGCTTTGTTAAATTTAAAAATATAGATTTAACCCACGTAAAAAGTCTTACTTATCGGGTACAAACCAATGGTACCGGCGGTAATATAGAAGTACACCTCGATAAACCCGATGGCACCTTGGTAAGTACCGTAGCAGTTCCGGCACGAAAAAGCTCCGAATTAAAAAGCAATTGGCCAGAAGTAAGTACACCCATCAACCAAAAAACAACCGGCAACCACGACGTATATTTTGTCTTTACCGGCTCGTTGCCTAATCAACAAAACCTGTTTAACCTGGATTGGATTTATTTTTCGAATAAGTAA